The Gadus chalcogrammus isolate NIFS_2021 chromosome 14, NIFS_Gcha_1.0, whole genome shotgun sequence sequence aatgttattagaaacacgtttaacggtgaatcggtcctaaaatatttcatttcccattcagataataaagattaataaagatcatacacattcactgactgaagattattcaagggaaaagtacatttctcgctagaaatgtcattataaacacgtttaatggtgaatctgtcctaaaatattgcatttcccattcagttaatgctgggttttgcgtatcatatatatgcacgcgaaatggacgtatccgcactccacagtagttaatgctgggttttgcgtatcatatgcacgcgaaattgtcatttggcgtatgtactgcaagcattttgaaagtgtcaaaccgtatgatctgtacgcatattggtgagactgggttggctataggacaacgcataatgcatcctggaatgagtgaagcttgcctgctgacacgttaaaatgactgtcacaactgccatgagcaaaaccatttgtacatagtgtaggctacagtaggcctattcgatattgaatgaagtaggttactttacactccctgtcactgtacagagtagacaatatgatttgcttgtacagcaccttaaaaaactcactgttttttaaggttttttaatgtttttcactatgttcataggcacacccagcctcgctttcaatataacacgcactcgcattctgtaaacaccatcagtaaataataatatgaaaacaatataaaatatctttcaacaagaaaaaaatatttgtttactttaaatggataaaggtcaacaaatgcgcaattttcagctgtcagaaatgtgttgtgatcacttgtattcctcatagctctcaggctgtggggaaatcagcagccagcgatctcaggtctgctctgcataattaactgtggctaaacatcaactgcactgaagttatcataacttcataaattctcattttcaaatgattatgaatactattattgttatttgaagccgtgtcagtcttgactgtgggtggtgttgtcctctgtgtctgctagtgtctataatacagttatatttttgtcgacattatcaaacggaagaacttttattatgaagagcacagggcaatgaagcacgctagccaataagaggacccgcccaccggcggaaaccagatattgagtggtaaattcgtttcgctcagtaagaaccaaaaaacgaataaacgaactgaaatttagattttcgttttcttgtcaaaacgacaaaacgaaaaaacggcttgttttctggtttctgcttgcgtcaattattcccagaaaacagagtaataacaCGTATAccttgctcctcctctctctctctctctctctctctctctctctctctctctctctctctctctctctctctctctctctctctctctctctctctctctctctcactcactcactcactcactcactcactcactcactcactcactcactcactcactcactctctctctctctctctctctctctctctctctctctctctctctctctctctctctctctctctctctctctctctctctctctctctctctctctctctctctctctctctctctctctctctctctctctctctctctctctctctgcgcagCCAATAGGTGACAGTAAGTTGAGAAGAGTAATAAGAACCGACGAGGAAACAAACCAGAGACACCAATAATTCAATGCTCCTATCATGATAATGAAGCTCTTTGTCGCATTTATATTATACATGTATATTATTCTGGCAGAAGCCCACAGATCCCCGGATCCAAGGCTGGAGTTCACACATGGTAGGctatttaattttgttttggTATAAATTTATCAAATAAGATCGATGCAATACAACACTATCAcaactattactattatttttgtttgattCCAGATATGAAAATGAAGCGCATTACTCTACCGCACAAACAAACCCATATACAACTGGTCGAAGATGGGGCGAATAAAGTGATTATGAAAGCAGATCAACACCTGTATTCTCTTGACTTTGCCCAGGAAACGAACATCACAGTAGGTCCAATCATTATTTAATCCGTgattatttaattcatttaatGTTCTGgcgtgtaggcctacttcctCCGTGTAGGGGAGACCGGGTATGGTTGTAACACATTTTTCTTCAGCAcctaaaactacattttctttTAAAGCTACAGTTCTGGACCTTTTAGGCAAAGTAGCCTACCGACATTTGTCTGCAACAAGTGCGGAAACCATTTAAATCTCCTCAACTATATCACTCAATTCGTGAGATTATGCCAAATACAATGTATACCTTTGTTACAACCTCCTACCCCACTATCGGGTAGATTATAACGCCTACTGGGGTAGGTTGTAACAGATAAAATGCAAAACAACAATGGGACTCCATTTGATATGCCGATTTAATGATAAGCATAAACAACAGGGTTTGAAAATAGATTCACCAAACAAAATATTCttaaactgtactgtaaatgtAGACATATGCATCCTCTGGGtgaatgtgtgcgcgtgtgtgtgtctgcgtgtgtgtgcatgtgtgtgttacattgGCAAAGGCAGGCTGAATGCCACACACATCTATATGCCTATATGAAAAATGGTAGGCTACATTCAGTTACTGTAGGTATACAGAAAAAATATAATCTTATAAAATACAATCCATTCTTCACATAGAGAATAAAGATCATATTAATGTTatgaacaaaatataaaaagcaTCACGTTTATACTTTATGTGTATTTTTGCATCCATGCATATCAAAAATAGATGAATGCATGTTTAATTCAGTTTAGACTTGTTACTTTGTGTTTTTATAATATGCAGTGGCCTATAATGGTTGTTGTTTGCAGACCTGTTGCTCCCCCTCACCCCACTCCTCACTTCTTTTGGTTGAATACTTTCAAAATGAGTCTTGTTTGTCGGGTGTCTCCATATCTTCATGATGCACACATCTCTTATCTTCCTTTCCAGACTCTTGGAAGCCGATGTGAAGGAGGCAGTCCTCAAGTTGAAGTGTGTATTACACCACATTTATAGCAAGATAAACGGAATCATGCATTtaaggggtgtaacggtacacaaaagtcacggttcggtatgtacctcggttttgaagtcacggtacggtacaggacggtacggttcatagttaaggggaaaattaaaaaaaaactgcttgatatcaacaacggagaatggccgtagatcagcagcaatgaaaacaccaatagacttgattatggcatttgcatttctgaattctcagacaagggttgttgaaatagccggtttgactttgcaccttatttacttggtacattgtttactttgcacattaaggaccaatgaaacaccaaatactatttgaaaagctttggaagtttatttacaacactgcttacatggtttgtagtcaacataaAAGATCGATCGGGCGGCGCATTGCATTGCGTCACCCCGACACCCCGACGGAAAACTGTGAATGCTCGTTATGGAGTCGGATTACGGTgtcggagtagtatactttggctaaacggtccgggcGGAACTcagacttcaagttttaaattctgcatcgcaaaacaagcctttacattcgccatattaacgctacgccacatttacgcacCGCGGTCCAGCTCTGTAAACACCCAGAAGGGCCTGTACCCTGACGGTTCGGTAAATACGTGTATCGTAACACCCCTAATGCATTTAGCTGGAGCATGATCTCAGGCTATTCAAAAGAAGAGCATCTGATTGAGTTCACTAATTGTCCCTCGTTTCTTCTTCAGCCCTATGCGTACAACATCACTGTGCTGCACAAACTGAAGGGGATCGAGAACCAGGTGTTCCTTTGTGAGACAAGTGAAACAAGGACGAAGTGCTGCATCAGGGTAAAACAAACCCACAACACCTCCATCTGAATCTTTACAATACACAAGCCTGGGAACACATATTATGTATTCATGTTACATGTTTCATGGTAATCCTGCTTGGCAAGTCACTTTTGCATACATAAATCAAATGAGTCAAATGCAAGTCaagatatttgttttttgttgaatTTGTTATGGGAATTGTTCTTGGTTTTCCATCAGAAGAGGAGGAATCGACCTGTTTGCTAACAGAGGGTCTTCTCCATTACGATGACTCACATCACTTTGATGGACCTTTTTTCCGTTTAATCCCATAATCGCGCATGCTAACGATGTTCTTTCTTTTGGATAACATATCCCATAATAtcgaaaaaaaaatcaaggacTTTGAAAAGATCTTGCATTATTGCCACACTGGATCTCTAACTATGTATCTCTATTTCATTTCAGGATTTGTCACCATCTGGAGAGTGCAGGGCCCCAAAGCATCTAGAGGGAATCAGCAGCACCATCAAGGAGTACCGCCTCCGGGCCGGGGAGCCCTCGCTCTTTATCGGTGAGCcttaaagggctgattatggtcccacttTCACGCAAGGCAAGGACCACGCAGAgtttcgacgcagtcgtgaacctgttttggttttgtttcggGTTTTAGGGAGCGGGCCAATCAaggcccttgctgctgcgtcgcctcgacggaaggttacaatttttgggaggcgaacgtcaggcccttgcggttgACGCAAGGAGGGttcgcaaggacgtaaggggtccgcaACCCCCTTGtgtgcgtgaacgtgggaccataaagagccctttaGTCTGAGCCTCGCTCTTCATCACAGAGCCTTTAGTTTGTTTTTTAGTTTGACTGGGGTTCATCTTGGCACTAGGTCTAGTAGTCTCTCCTGCTGTCTACAAGGTCTTCAATAAGGTATTGAATTCAGTGGACACATTTTAAGCTACAAGAATTCAATTCAGTACTTAAATACTATGTTTATACTGACTGCTGCCGACAGTGGAATGTCAAACTTTAAATAGTAATAATGGTAATTTAGTCACAGAATTGTTATTCTTTATTAAtggtattattatcattatatttATCACTCAAATAATGTCCCTCGGTGGGCCCGTATACCCATCCTGTGTCTGGCTGGCTGTTTAATAAGCCTGGGGCTGGGGTCAAAGATATCATATCTTTATTATCCTGAGAGGCAGAAGTACCCAGCAGTACCCGCTGCTGAGCAGAAACACCATGACGAAATCGTCTGCAAACTCAGTGATTCAACGCTTCCCATATCGGCTTTGGCCGTGTTACTGTACGGGACAAAGTAGGAGGTGACGGGACACACCAGCGGGTGGATTTTATCTGAACCTTCAGGTTAACAAATCCATCAGCCAACCTTTCAGGGATCAGTGTCGCAGATGCTCAGTTAACCTATTGCTGAGGAGGATCACATGTTTTTCTATAACCttaggggaagttatctcccaGTCAGACCGGCTCTTCTGCCATTTATGTAAAGTATGTTCATCTCAACACAACCTGCTGCCGAATGTGGATTAACTCACAATTGGCAGCAATAAAAACGGATTAATTGTCCATGAAGCACTCGTTACACTCTAACCTTTAGCATCGATTTCCAATGTCTTTCATGAACACGTGTAAATGAATACAGAAAAAACAAGGAGGTACATTGCCACAGCGCAAGAGGTTGTTCACTAGctaatttacttatttttatccCCAGAGGACGTGATTCCCTTTAATTATCTCTCTTGCCAAAACCAAACCCACCACGCCCCTCCTCTATGTATGATCTCTAATTCTGTCCGTGTGGTTTTCATATTTCAGAGGCACAAGGAAGTTATGTGCTTTACGTCACTCAGTCCAGCACAGAGAACTCCATTGGGATCTACAAGTTTGGTTCGGACCGGGTCAGACCCACCGCGCCCGATAATGGTAAAaattctgtctctctatcctcctAGTTCAGAGGAATGATAACTCACATGACGAGATTAGCTTAATGATGTTTTTATGGAGGCAAATGCAAATAGCTGACACCATGGGTTCAGGAGTGGCATCCATGTTTAACCATGACAAACATTGATCTTCACGCCCGTGTCCCAAGGCACACAATCATGTTGACGTTACATTTGTTCTGTCTTAGCTCCGCTCCCGGTAGAGCCCCATTACATGGGCTTGGTCTCCTTTGAGGGTACAAACCGGACGCAGGACAAACTGTATGCCTTCTTTAAAGAGAAGAACACGGCTGGTGCTCCGGAGAGCGACATGTGGCTGCCCTTCGTGGCCCAAGTTTGTAAGGTGAGTTTGCATAGTTTGCATTGTCAATTTGAATAGGCCGGGTTTGCAGAGTGACTCTGCATGGCCAGAGCCCATGTTTCCACTGAATGGCGCTGATAGCGATGAGGTCCTTTTTTCAGTCAgctttcccctccctcctccccacatCGTGACCCCGGTCGCTCTGTGAGACGTGTTTTGTTTGTGACTGTGGAGCTTTGCCTGTTCCACTGTTGTCAGTCAACATTGAAAACCTGCTGTATTGGAACCCGACGGGAGGACCGCCTTTTTATGGAGATCATTTTCATGATTGGACAAATTCAGAATGAGATTCCACAACCAAAATATTCGTAACACTAGGGATGGCCGTTTGAATATAAAGCTATTTGAGTTTAATATATAGCTATTTGAGACTTATTTGAAGACATAAATATCAGTTACTGCACCTTTAACTTAGCATGCAGTTTATCACCATGTAGTTTAGATATTCCATATAGAAGAGGCCTACTCTCACCCAAAACCAGACACAGTACCAGAAATATGTCTGGACCAAACCCAGTACCCAGAAAAACCACAAGTGGAAAAAGCAAGTGATGGCTAATGAGTGCAAGATAAAAAACGCGAGCACGTTTCGCCAGAGCTAAGAAAGCTGCGATATATCAAGGCCAAAAGACCTTTCTCACGAGAGCTCTGGCAAAAACTGaggtctagagcaggggtcggcaactggTGGTCCGCGGGCCATATTTGGCCCGCCAGACATAATATCGCCCCGCCAGATTATTCTGAAGTTAtatggtttttttttattgattttttttgaaTATCGATTATCTATATCTGTTAGCTTAAGTGTAAACGGCCGGATACAGtgaacattttttttctttcacaaccgtttttgaatttaattgtaTCAAATCCTGCTACTACTCCTGGAAGGTTAGAGACACACTCATCACGGTCACGCGTAAGCTGCGAGGGGCTTAGCGGGAGTTATTGGAAACTATGCAATATTAAATTAAACTGAACCCCcctctataggcctatatataacaACCATGGCGACCCGACATTGCATATTTTTGTGTCATACTGCACGTAGAGAAAGGCAGGAGCTGTTGACAAAAGTTCACAAAAGTCCTCGCCTACAGCTCTTCTAATGGTGAGCAGGCTAGGAacggaggtttgtgtgtgtgcgcagtcattcagcacccgccatggtgtctgtatatgtgcgtgtgtgtgcacgcagtcaatcagcacccgccgtggtgtgtgcgtgtgtgtgtgtgtgtgtaatcagtcagcacccgccatggtgtgtgtgtgtgttgtgttgtgttgtgttgtgttgtgttgtgttgtgtgaagtgCTTTAAGAGTGGTTGGCTGCTTTTTTAGGTTtgcacttaaaggttgggtatggaattctcttttttggccatttttgtaAAATTACTTGAAATGCTTATCATAaaccacttacagccactgagttagaagtactgacatgaaaattaaacaagttaatcatctgtggaacaggCAGAGTTCGAAAAACTCCAGcgaatgatttccagaaccaccgagtggcattggacagtaagtatgTCAAtgaaacggtcgtactgcactccccttcccccgctccccgctcgtgaccccttcgtgcacacacaaaaagattgTGAGCCAGaacaagcttctgtttgttgttatcctgcggtagctaccggagctagctaactagctaatggctcgctctcgcgcatctgtgttcgcgctcgtgcatgattgcgcgtccatgtacttggaatgggtggagtcagagtctgcgttgaaggagagggggtaggagcATTTGAGTTgggtgttttcaaaatctgctggcgtttcgcaaatcccatacccaccACTCGTCAGCTGGTTTCCGtcagcattccactgtgcgacCATCCTTTTGCGTAATACGGATTGCGTATGCCCTCATACATTGTGgaaatcatatgctggatgctttattctttctGTGTTATTTAGTTAATGGGGCTAatcgggctataataagaccacgttGGCTATGCAATCGCGGACAAATACGATGCCCTGCAATAGCCGCAATTATTCTCTCACGCACCATGATGAAGGAACAAATGTGTGGTAGGAACTAGGAACTAAAGTTCTCGCGTATGTTTACTGGAACCCATGCCGGCGAGAGACaactacattccgattggctggcggtcatttacagccgaaacgctactagctcatttgcatagagtTGAGCTGTTTTCGACTCTCATTTACAGCTTTAGAACTTTATCAATGCCCTGTAGGAgatatttgttaatgtttgtcccgataaaacaataatggtaaaaaaaataatattaataaaaaaacacgacggtaactgagtaagtcaaactgtccaatctgaaggctctacttaaacactccccctactcacttccacaaATGCAAAGCGAAGAGAACTGAGTAGGGgcgggcgtagcctaactagtttgtgaatgacccagagaaacgcaacgcaaattcaatgtgaacatgcatgaggctttaataaaatcccggacgattttgaaattccgcaaaacattttttaaaagtgtctcaaaaagagggaatgtccgggcaaaagaggacgtctggttaccctacgtacgggaaacaaatttgattcctacctgtaacactgttaaatagcggcccaaattggttgCCTCTATCCTGAtcatttctctgcgtgagaaatatgaagtgtggcgtgtgagcttGTGCAAGGGTTGAATTCATGGGGCAAGTCCCAGGAATCTCCCACTtacggcttccatgaaagagaaccaaactaattcacacaaaagcgttcatgcaaatctagcattaaaggttaatttaaggaagttctctccagtcacgctgaaagtagttcgctagtagtagcgctttcatttgcagtgtcagagatttctgagaaatctgaatgctgactaaattctcaaggtacggccacaccaaccacgttactcgcgttaggggcgtccaaactcggcatttttgcatagggaaccattgatataggcgcgtagatgcgttacatgcgttgaagcgttgcgttaggggcgttaggcgcggcagacgcacgtaattacgcacgtaaacgcagtaacgcgcccaacgcaccaacgcccggagttcagaaatgtgaactttcaacgctccaacgcgtggcgcttagccgcgatagccaatcagcgtggagcttgacccgacgtcactggcagagagtagtgagcttggacagaagcatacggccgacatctttctttattctgggtggaaatagtaacataaactttacgctattaaatgcgtttatggaaacatttttagcgagaaatgtgcattttactttcataatgttcgctcggtgaggatgtttggtttgatagttatgacaaagagggaacgctccgttcacttgcatagacagagtgtctggatgctaagcaacctcaacgtcttggcggactatttctctgctgatcaacactacgaatgctggaaacacaccagacacaccatgtgaagttatttaacccgattattgttatttatatcagatattatttaatctaacccgatctaaactctatcacccaaacacggcggcgtttgggtttcctacctcggactccagcgcagccacggccgccaatatctttattctgggtggaaatagtaacatatttaagccattaaatgcgtttatggaaacatttttagcgagaaatgtgcattttactttcataatgttcgctctgtgaatgtgaaggatgtttggtttgatagttatgacgaagagggaacgctctgttcacttgcatggacatggactcatctagctgcgttggcgcgttgacgcgttggaagcgttgaaccaccacacaatgatcaagcgtcaggttaggcgctttactcgcgttatccaacgcgagtaacgcggttggtgtggccgtaccttcagaattctgacactgcaaattattgcacgctagtgaactactttaaagAAAAACTCGACATcgcgaccaggcgacaaatgactggtgagaaccttcttaaatgaacctttaatgctggatttaattatcagaattcggattttatccaagtattctgactttattattAGAATGCTGAATTTATCTCACAATTCAGACTTTATTAGCCTATTCAATTTCTGAATTAAGGCGAGACACGGCAGGCAAAATCATTGATTTTTCAGTCACTGGTCAATTTTGATATTTTGGGCTATTTGCACCATTAACATGTAATGTTTCACTCAAAAAGTTTGCTTTATTACGCAACGTTTCAAATTACAGCCGGTCTCTGTCATATGTGTTCCGTGGTATCGTTGGAAAGCACTCGATCTGCTGCACAACATAAAACTgatatctgattggctggactcGATTTCCGACAAGACGATTGGTTCGAATGTATCACGTGGTATGCTCTCAAGCTTCCTGGTTAGCTTTGGCCATAAAATCTTTAAAGGCCGTTTTCTCAAAATGAGTTTTTCCTCACAAGCCAAGCAAGGTATCTCCACTTCTGTAGCACCTACATACACCAAACTTTAGGATCTTATTCTCAGCTACTATATGGGATTTGTTGATATATCATTCTTGGCCTGATTTACATGACATTTTATACGTAAAAATAGGGcggcaatacatttttttaaggcATTGGCAGTATTTTCTGATTAACTGGATAACGAAAGGAGATATCCATAATCCCCtttgtaaatatttttctatttaatatAGTCACAACATGAAGAAATAATTTTGAGCCTGGCTTTTTCCAATGGTCCGATTCTTCGTTTAAAAATATATGCACATTTGCGCATATTTTATTAGATATAGCCTAATTAGCATATCTTAACATACAATTACAGAAAACTTCCAATGCATTTTCTTCTTCTAACCATGTGGCTATTCAACCGGTAAAGTTTCATAAAGATATCTGTAAGTTAAAAAAGAAATCCTATTCACCTGCCGTGACTCAACTTAAAATTCTTGTGATGAATAATCTACATTTGTATAGtcgatgtgc is a genomic window containing:
- the LOC130403359 gene encoding semaphorin-7A-like isoform X2, coding for MIMKLFVAFILYMYIILAEAHRSPDPRLEFTHDMKMKRITLPHKQTHIQLVEDGANKVIMKADQHLYSLDFAQETNITTLGSRCEGGSPQVEPYAYNITVLHKLKGIENQVFLCETSETRTKCCIRDLSPSGECRAPKHLEGISSTIKEYRLRAGEPSLFIEAQGSYVLYVTQSSTENSIGIYKFGSDRVRPTAPDNAPLPVEPHYMGLVSFEGTNRTQDKLYAFFKEKNTAGAPESDMWLPFVAQVCKGDTGGPKTKLQYQWTSQLKALLFCGDKASKQHFPELVGVAFYHHKDDDRVYGLFRNEWNMSAVCVFPVHAIRNVFETSSFKGNKGLPPVPRPGACPSFMGQHSKLLERLSFVQSHPEMDARVFPESTPLLVSNHHYTHIRLHAVAIKWGGHHVVLYLSLESGKIHKVLERKSGAFIIAEYSPFSDRTHVVDMMLQEDEMKLYVSSSREVVQVEMQQCDRYGPRCEDCVLASDPYCGWDRTHSACVPSTK